The Labeo rohita strain BAU-BD-2019 chromosome 19, IGBB_LRoh.1.0, whole genome shotgun sequence genome window below encodes:
- the seh1l gene encoding nucleoporin SEH1 isoform X2: MFVAKSIAADHKDLIHDVSYDFHGRRMATCSSDQSVKVWDKGDDGEWHCTASWKTHSGSVWRVTWAHPEFGQVLASCSFDRTAAVWEEIVGESNDKQRGQSHWIKRTTLVDSRTSVTDVKFAPKHMGLMLTTCSADGVVRIYEAPDVMNLSQWSLQHEISCKLSCSCISWNPSSSRAHPPMIAVGSDDSNVTYSGKVQIYEYNENTRKYAKAETLMTVTDPVHDIAFAPNLGRSFHVLAIATKDVRIFKLIPLRRDSANSSGPTKFEVQVMAQFDSHNSQVWRVSWNITSTLLASSGDDGCVRLWKANYMDNWKCTGILRGDGSPVNGSSGHAAALSTVGVPGSAQMVVGAASAGRYFFPHLDSPRAGSRLAHLLPPPSLIEQMYEPDPSHAPQLRHRHTANSTNQPTEHD; this comes from the exons ATGTTCGTGGCGAAGAGCATCGCAGCGGATCATAAAGATCTGATTCACGATGTGTCTTATGACTTTCATGGTCGGAGGATGGCGACCTGCTCCAGTGATCAGAGCGTCAAG GTCTGGGACAAAGGCGACGATGGAGAATGGCACTGTACTGCTAGCTGGAAG ACACATAGTGGGTCCGTGTGGAGGGTGACATGGGCACATCCTGAGTTTGGTCAGGTGTTGGCGTCTTGTTCCTTTGACCGCACTGCAGCTGTATGGGAGGAGATCGTTGGAGAATCCAATGACAAACAGCGTGGACAGAGTCACTGG ATCAAGAGGACCACACTGGTGGACAGTCGGACGTCAGTGACCGATGTGAAGTTTGCACCGAAGCATATGGGCCTGATGCTGACCACCTGCTCTGCAGACGGCGTGGTGCGCATCTACGAGGCCCCTGATGTGATGAACCTCAGCCAGTGGTCACTGCAGCACGAGATCTCCTGCAAGCTCTCCTGCTCCTGCATCTCCTGGAACCCCTCCAG TTCTCGAGCTCATCCTCCAATGATAGCCGTGGGCAGTGACGACAGCAACGTCACATACAGTGGAAAAGTGCAGATCTACGAGTATAATGAAAACACAAG GAAGTATGCCAAAGCAGAGACGTTGATGACTGTGACAGACCCGGTTCATGACATTGCCTTTGCTCCTAATCTGGGGAGATCCTTCCATGTGCTGGCGATAGCGACCAAAGACGTTCGCATTTTCAAACTCATACCATTGAG GAGAGACAGCGCCAACAGCTCTGGTCCCACTAAGTTTGAGGTGCAGGTGATGGCTCAGTTTGACAGTCATAACTCTCAGGTGTGGCGCGTGAGCTGGAACATCACCAGCACTCTGCTGGCCTCCTCTGGAGACGACGGCTGTGTGCGGCTCTGGAAAG CTAATTACATGGACAACTGGAAGTGCACAGGGATCCTGAGAGGAGACGGCAGCCCAGTGAACGGCTCCTCTGGACACGCTGCGGCTCTGAGCACAGTGGGCGTCCCTGGATCCGCTCAGATGGTTGTTGGGGCCGCGTCTGCTGGCAG GTACTTCTTCCCTCATTTGGACTCCCCCAGAGCGGGTTCACGCCTGGCCCACCTCCTTCCTCCCCCCTCTCTCATCGAGCAAATGTATGAGCCTGATCCGTCCCACGCGCCTCAGCTACGTCATCGACACACGGCCAACTCCACCAATCAACCCACCGAACATGACTGA
- the seh1l gene encoding nucleoporin SEH1 isoform X1, whose product MFVAKSIAADHKDLIHDVSYDFHGRRMATCSSDQSVKVWDKGDDGEWHCTASWKTHSGSVWRVTWAHPEFGQVLASCSFDRTAAVWEEIVGESNDKQRGQSHWIKRTTLVDSRTSVTDVKFAPKHMGLMLTTCSADGVVRIYEAPDVMNLSQWSLQHEISCKLSCSCISWNPSSSRAHPPMIAVGSDDSNVTYSGKVQIYEYNENTRKYAKAETLMTVTDPVHDIAFAPNLGRSFHVLAIATKDVRIFKLIPLRRDSANSSGPTKFEVQVMAQFDSHNSQVWRVSWNITSTLLASSGDDGCVRLWKANYMDNWKCTGILRGDGSPVNGSSGHAAALSTVGVPGSAQMVVGAASAGRKKAQLMPG is encoded by the exons ATGTTCGTGGCGAAGAGCATCGCAGCGGATCATAAAGATCTGATTCACGATGTGTCTTATGACTTTCATGGTCGGAGGATGGCGACCTGCTCCAGTGATCAGAGCGTCAAG GTCTGGGACAAAGGCGACGATGGAGAATGGCACTGTACTGCTAGCTGGAAG ACACATAGTGGGTCCGTGTGGAGGGTGACATGGGCACATCCTGAGTTTGGTCAGGTGTTGGCGTCTTGTTCCTTTGACCGCACTGCAGCTGTATGGGAGGAGATCGTTGGAGAATCCAATGACAAACAGCGTGGACAGAGTCACTGG ATCAAGAGGACCACACTGGTGGACAGTCGGACGTCAGTGACCGATGTGAAGTTTGCACCGAAGCATATGGGCCTGATGCTGACCACCTGCTCTGCAGACGGCGTGGTGCGCATCTACGAGGCCCCTGATGTGATGAACCTCAGCCAGTGGTCACTGCAGCACGAGATCTCCTGCAAGCTCTCCTGCTCCTGCATCTCCTGGAACCCCTCCAG TTCTCGAGCTCATCCTCCAATGATAGCCGTGGGCAGTGACGACAGCAACGTCACATACAGTGGAAAAGTGCAGATCTACGAGTATAATGAAAACACAAG GAAGTATGCCAAAGCAGAGACGTTGATGACTGTGACAGACCCGGTTCATGACATTGCCTTTGCTCCTAATCTGGGGAGATCCTTCCATGTGCTGGCGATAGCGACCAAAGACGTTCGCATTTTCAAACTCATACCATTGAG GAGAGACAGCGCCAACAGCTCTGGTCCCACTAAGTTTGAGGTGCAGGTGATGGCTCAGTTTGACAGTCATAACTCTCAGGTGTGGCGCGTGAGCTGGAACATCACCAGCACTCTGCTGGCCTCCTCTGGAGACGACGGCTGTGTGCGGCTCTGGAAAG CTAATTACATGGACAACTGGAAGTGCACAGGGATCCTGAGAGGAGACGGCAGCCCAGTGAACGGCTCCTCTGGACACGCTGCGGCTCTGAGCACAGTGGGCGTCCCTGGATCCGCTCAGATGGTTGTTGGGGCCGCGTCTGCTGGCAG aaaaaaagctcAGCTGATGCCAGGCTAA